In one Nicotiana sylvestris chromosome 8, ASM39365v2, whole genome shotgun sequence genomic region, the following are encoded:
- the LOC138874795 gene encoding uncharacterized protein — MDIPKTVMLKAKVLLPRPLPSYPQRLAKQKNENQFKKFIEMIKILSINMPLVEDLEQMPGYAKFMKDLVTKKRSMDCETIKMTHQVRAIVQSMASKLEDPGTFTIPCTIGSVDFAKALCDLGESINLMPYSIFKTLGIGQPRATSMRLQMADRTMKRPLATGKALVDVKVGERTFWVGDEKVVFHVYKSMRQPNSNEMFSFVDLVTEVIVDDTSAMINVDDPLEAVLLNHDVTEDEGLKNSTNKSLNRGTSRIGVESFASTPQVDATLEVLQRKKKAIGWTLVDIRGISPSFACTRLYLRMMPNPPWKIKGGYNQILIAPEDQEKATFTYLYGTFSFIQMPFGLCNAPATFQWCMMAVFTNMVEDLLEVFMDDFSVERGAFLGMRHSTEGLSKTSPRWCMKAFELLKYRLTTTPIITAPNWSLPFELMCDASDVAVGAVLGQKVNKMFHLVYYASKTMNDA, encoded by the exons ATGGACATACCAAAAACGGTAATGCTTAAAGCCAAGGTTCTCTTGCCAAGGCCTCTGCCATcttaccctcaaagacttgcaaaGCAAAAGAATGAAAACCAGTTCAAGAAATTTATTGAGATGATAAAAATTTTGTCGATCAATATGCCCTTGGTGGAAGatcttgagcaaatgccgggatatgccaagtttatgaaagacttggtaactaaaaagagatctatggattgtgagaccatcaaaatgactcatcaagtgagggCCATTGTGCAATCAATGGCttcaaagcttgaagatcccggtacatttaccattccatgtaccattgggagtgtggattttgcaaaggccttgtgtgatttgggagaaagtataaatttgatgccttactctaTATTCAAAACATTAGGTATTGGTCAACCGAGAGCTACttcaatgagattgcaaatggcggatagaacaatgaagaggccgcttg CAacagggaaggcattggttgatgtgaaAGTAGGGGAGCGCACCTTTTGGGTGGGCGACGAAAAAGTTGTCTTCCACGTGTACAAATCAATGAGGCAGCCGAATAGTAATGAGATGTTTTCTTTTGTGGATCTGGTGACggaggtgatagttgatgacacgAGTGCTATGATCAATGTAGACGATCCTTTGGAAGCTGTATTGTTGAACCATGATGTGACTGAGGATGAAGGCTTG aaaaactccaccaacaaatccctcaatcgaggaacctcccgtATTGGAGTTGAATcctttgcctccacacctcag GTAGATGCCACCCTTGAGGTGCTCCAAAGAaagaagaaggcaattggatggactctagttGATATCCGGGGGATAAGCCCatcttttgcatgcacaagattatacttgaggatgatgccaaaccctccgtggaaaatcaaaggag GCtacaaccagattttgattgcACCGGAGGACCAGGAGAAAGCCACCTTCACATATCTATATGGCACATTTTCATTCATAcagatgccatttggtttgtgtaatgcaccggctaccttTCAGTGGTGTATGATGGCTGTATTTACGAACATGGTGGAGGACctcttggaagtgttcatggatgattttagtgtt GAGAGAGGagctttcttgggcatgcggcATTCTACCGAAGGTTTATCAAAGACTTCTCCAAGGTGGTGCATGAAAGCTTTTGAGCTtctcaagtatagattgactaccactcccatcatcaccgcacctaattggagcttgccatttgagctcatgtgtgatgctagtgacgttgcggtagGAGCAGTCTTGGGGCAAAAGgtgaacaagatgtttcatctggtgtactatgcaagcaaaacTATGAATGATGCCTAG